The Arachis hypogaea cultivar Tifrunner chromosome 14, arahy.Tifrunner.gnm2.J5K5, whole genome shotgun sequence genome has a segment encoding these proteins:
- the LOC112742365 gene encoding uncharacterized protein, whose translation MNLEGVGDEVRCRAFSVTLAGPAIRWFNNLLQGSVNGFADTSHAFLAQFTTRIAKVKHPINLLGVTQRPDEPTRKYLDRFNDECLEIDGLTDSVASLCLTNGLLNEDFRKHLTTKPVWTMQEIQCVAKEYINDEEVSQVMAANKWQPAYRHDRHLGNREVQKEHARDGGPSKAPRPFPRVGKFTHYTPLTAPIKEVYQQITKKGILSKPRPLKERTGGNKSLYCEYHKGYGHKTQDCFNLKDALEQAIRDGKLAEFSHLIREPRRWNRDHEGEDRSRATRRRQEPKGDDHGLTVVNVVTARNTAPKSRSVQKKDAKILAVSSSSARSSQRLPAISFGPEDQWFDEALESPPMVITARVRTGLVKRILVDTGADSNIMFATYSMPWDCVTPT comes from the coding sequence ATGAATCTGGAGGGAGTGGGAGACGAGGTAAGGTGCCGCGCTTTCTCGGTAACCTTGGCGGGACCTGCAATACGGTGGTTCAATAACCTCCTGCAGGGCTCAGTGAACGGCTTCGCGGATACCAGCCACGCCTTTTTAGCCCAATTCACAACCAGAATTGCAAAAGTGAAGCACCCAATCAATCTGCTCGGGGTGACTCAACGACCTGACGAGCCGACCAGGAAGTACCTGGACAGATTCAACGACGAGTGCCTGGAAATCGACGGACTGACGGATTCAGTTGCAAGTTTGTGCCTGACAAACGGACTCCTGAACGAGGACTTCAGAAAGCACCTCACCACGAAGCCGGTGTGGACCATGCAGGAGATTCAATGCGTAGCCAAGGAGTACATCAACGACGAAGAGGTGAGCCAAGTCATGGCCGCCAATAAATGGCAGCCAGCCTACAGACATGACCGTCACCTCGGGAACAGAGAAGTACAGAAGGAACACGCCAGGGACGGCGGTCCGAGTAAGGCGCCCAGGCCGTTCCCTCGGGTCGGGAAGTTCACCCATTACACTCCCCTCACCGCACCAATCAAGGAAGTGTATCAACAAATCACTAAAAAGGGGATCTTGTCGAAACCCCGGCCACTGAAGGAGCGAACGGGGGGAAACAAGAGCCTTTATTGTGAATATCACAAGGGATAcgggcacaagacccaagactgtTTCAACCTGAAGGATGCGCTAGAGCAAGCAATCAGGGACGGAAAGCTTGCTGAATTCTCCCACCTCATTAGAGAGCCGAGGAGGTGGAATCGCGACCACGAGGGTGAGGACAGGTCCCGGGCGACGAGGCGACGCCAAGAACCGAAAGGAGACGACCACGGTCTCACGGTGGTGAACGTAGTAACGGCAAGGAACACGGCCCCGAAGTCGAGGTCGGTACAGAAGAAAGACGCCAAAATCCTGGCAGTCTCCTCTTCATCTGCGAGAAGTTCCCAGAGGCTACCGGCCATCTCTTTTGGGCCAGaagaccaatggttcgacgaggCCCTGGAAAGtccccccatggtcatcacggccagagtCAGAACCGGTCTCGTCAAACGGATCCTCGTGGATACAGGGGCggactcaaacatcatgttcgcAACGTATTCGATGCCTTGGGATTGCGTGACGCCGACCTAg